A DNA window from Gigantopelta aegis isolate Gae_Host chromosome 4, Gae_host_genome, whole genome shotgun sequence contains the following coding sequences:
- the LOC121370081 gene encoding tigger transposable element-derived protein 6-like: protein MLVWKWFQDATARRINVSGPLIKEKVLKFAEDLGIASFKASNGWLDSFRHRHNIVAGTLSGERGDVGDTAVEDWKSKLPVVCDRYAPKDIFNMDETGLFYRDTTKATLKVKGDQCAGGKRSKERLTVALCASMTGEKCVPLVIGKCKKPRCFKNITPESLPVTYTNNKNLDSSTVNVIS from the coding sequence ATGTTAGTTTGGAAATGGTTCCAAGATGCCACTGCTCGTAGAATAAATGTCAGCGGTCCACTGATTAAGGAGAAGGTGTTAAAATTTGCCGAAGATTTGGGAATAGCGAGTTTCAAAGCGTCAAATGGGTGGCTGGATTCATTCCGGCATAGGCACAACATCGTCGCAGGTACACTAAGTGGGGAGCGAGGTGACGTAGGTGACACTGCAGTTGAGGACTGGAAGTCAAAGTTGCCAGTGGTGTGTGACAGGTATGCTCCTAAGGACATTTTCAATATGGACGAGACcggtctgttttacagggaTACAACAAAGGCAACCCTTAAAGTGAAAGGTGATCAATGTGCTGGCGGTAAACGCTCTAAGGAGAGACTGACCGTGGCACTATGTGCAAGTATGACCGGAGAAAAATGTGTTCCTCTAGTCATAGGAAAGTGCAAGAAACCAcgctgttttaaaaacataacaccAGAATCTCTACCAGTAACATACACCAACAACAAGAATTTGGACTCTTCCACGGTAAATGTGATATCGTAA